The sequence CGGCTTAACTGCCGCATTGAATCTGTAGGAAAAGGGTAATATAGAGGTAAAGAGATTGTAATCATGAGCGTTTTATTGTAATATTGCTGCGACATTGAAGTTGGTGACCGCTTAACCGTTTACCGAGGTGTTGCATGGCACGTTACAAACCCTATTCATACGAACAAGGAAAATTCATCCCCATTTTTTTTGAGAAACAAATCCTTCCCGGCACTTTTGATTACTCCCTAAATCATCTCATTGACCACGAGCTTGATCTTTCCATCTTTGAGAACCGCTATAAGGACGAAGAAACCGGGGCACCTGCTTATGACCCGCGCATACTGCTGAAGATCATTCTCTTTGCGTATTCCCGGGGAATCATTTCCAGCAGGAGGATTGCCCAGTGTTGTGAGGAGAACATCATCTTCATGGCATTGAGTGCCGACACAAGGCCTCATTTCACCACCATTGCTGATTTTATTGCCACCATGGATAAGGAGATTGTTCATCTTTTCCGTGATGTGTTATTGGTATGTGATGACATGGGGTTAATAGGCAAAGAGATGTTTGCCATCGATGGGTGCAAGCTTCCTTCCAACGCGTCTAAGGAATGGAGCGGAACCAGGTCTGACTTTGAGAGAAAGGCTGCCAAGATGGAGGCAGCCATAGGCAGGATATTGGAGAAGCATAGGGAACATGATCAGAGACAGACAGA is a genomic window of Thermodesulfobacteriota bacterium containing:
- a CDS encoding transposase, which produces MARYKPYSYEQGKFIPIFFEKQILPGTFDYSLNHLIDHELDLSIFENRYKDEETGAPAYDPRILLKIILFAYSRGIISSRRIAQCCEENIIFMALSADTRPHFTTIADFIATMDKEIVHLFRDVLLVCDDMGLIGKEMFAIDGCKLPSNASKEWSGTRSDFERKAAKMEAAIGRILEKHREHDQRQTDVEIVNREKKFVETLGKRGSKIREWLSNNDDKPGKTGKPRKSNITDNESAKMKTSHGVIQG